The Stieleria sp. JC731 genome has a segment encoding these proteins:
- the hisA gene encoding 1-(5-phosphoribosyl)-5-[(5-phosphoribosylamino)methylideneamino]imidazole-4-carboxamide isomerase → MEIWPAIDLRHGKPVRLRQGDYDQQTTFGDDPVDFAIKWKELGAKRLHLVDLDAARGDDPTANREAVRRIVAETGLPCQMGGGVRDESAIEALLEVGLSRLVVGSAALKRPDWFAAMCDAYPKKLAAGIDARDGMVATDGWLETSSTPAVDLAQQLREKTSNIAAIIYTDIARDGMMNGPNFDGLRQMADATDIPLVASGGVTTYDDVSKLVEMGMPAAIVGRSIYDGVMQLDQVIEIAGDC, encoded by the coding sequence ATGGAAATCTGGCCCGCGATTGATCTTCGACACGGCAAACCGGTTCGCTTGCGCCAGGGCGACTACGACCAGCAAACCACGTTTGGTGACGATCCGGTCGACTTCGCGATCAAATGGAAAGAACTGGGAGCCAAGCGTTTACACTTGGTGGACCTCGATGCCGCACGTGGAGATGACCCAACTGCGAACCGTGAAGCGGTCCGTCGAATCGTGGCGGAGACGGGCCTTCCCTGTCAGATGGGTGGTGGTGTCCGTGATGAATCGGCAATCGAAGCACTGCTTGAGGTCGGATTGTCACGTTTGGTGGTCGGATCAGCGGCGTTGAAACGGCCCGACTGGTTTGCGGCGATGTGCGATGCCTATCCCAAAAAACTTGCCGCCGGCATTGATGCTCGTGATGGAATGGTTGCGACCGACGGCTGGCTGGAAACCAGCAGCACACCGGCAGTCGATCTGGCTCAACAGCTACGCGAGAAAACATCCAATATCGCCGCGATCATTTACACCGACATTGCTCGCGACGGCATGATGAATGGGCCAAATTTTGACGGGCTGCGTCAGATGGCCGATGCGACCGACATTCCCTTGGTCGCTAGTGGTGGCGTAACGACCTACGACGACGTCTCAAAGCTGGTCGAAATGGGCATGCCAGCAGCAATCGTTGGCCGGTCAATCTATGATGGTGTGATGCAACTGGATCAAGTCATCGAAATCGCAGGAGACTGCTAA
- the rbsK gene encoding ribokinase: MSRPRIAVLGSINMDLVVRCENLPRPGETISANHFSEIPGGKGANQAVAAARAGADVHLIGRVGDDGFGKTLLNHLREQGVGCESVQITEQTPSGVAVVAVEQSGENSIIVVPGANGRVAIDDVHQHADVIRQSDVLMVQLETPLRSVEAAIEIARSANVKVILDPAPASVLPPSLLNVDVICPNESEAASITGQPCGDIHQAMQVAESLQRSGAQVAIITLGDQGTIVHDGLSATMIPSFPINAVDTTAAGDAFAGTLAVRLAMGIGLQKSVQLANAAGALAASTAGAQPSLPFADQVDRFAASLAPHDSDV, translated from the coding sequence ATGTCTCGTCCCAGGATTGCTGTACTCGGTTCGATCAATATGGATCTGGTCGTTCGTTGTGAAAACCTGCCGCGCCCCGGTGAAACCATCAGTGCCAATCACTTTTCAGAAATCCCAGGCGGAAAAGGCGCGAACCAGGCGGTCGCTGCAGCCCGTGCAGGCGCCGACGTTCACTTGATCGGTCGCGTCGGTGATGACGGTTTCGGAAAGACTTTGCTGAACCACCTGCGGGAGCAGGGCGTGGGCTGCGAAAGTGTGCAAATCACCGAACAAACTCCCTCGGGCGTCGCTGTGGTTGCGGTCGAACAAAGCGGCGAAAACTCGATCATCGTTGTGCCTGGAGCGAATGGACGCGTTGCGATCGATGATGTGCATCAGCATGCCGATGTCATTCGGCAAAGCGATGTGCTGATGGTGCAGCTTGAAACACCGCTTCGGTCAGTCGAAGCGGCAATCGAAATTGCTCGATCTGCGAACGTCAAAGTGATTTTAGATCCCGCGCCAGCGAGCGTCCTTCCGCCCTCGCTTTTAAATGTGGATGTGATCTGTCCGAACGAAAGCGAAGCGGCATCGATCACGGGCCAACCATGTGGTGACATCCACCAAGCGATGCAGGTCGCTGAATCCTTGCAGCGTTCCGGAGCACAAGTCGCGATCATTACCCTAGGCGACCAAGGGACGATCGTTCACGACGGATTATCGGCAACGATGATTCCTAGTTTTCCAATCAACGCGGTCGATACCACGGCAGCCGGTGATGCTTTTGCCGGCACGCTTGCCGTTCGCCTAGCGATGGGAATCGGCCTGCAAAAATCCGTTCAACTTGCCAATGCAGCTGGCGCACTTGCGGCATCGACCGCGGGTGCCCAACCGAGTTTGCCTTTTGCGGATCAAGTCGATCGATTCGCGGCATCGTTGGCACCACACGATAGCGATGTCTGA
- a CDS encoding SDR family oxidoreductase, whose amino-acid sequence MSQLKGKVVAITGGGTGIGEGVAKKLASLGCRVAIGGRRLEKLESVAGAIESETPVFCHTIDVADPESVKAFFSAVKSHFGDPDILVNSAGINIQKRTMAEMVPEDWDRVMQINASGAYRCIYEVLPAMRERGDGLVVNISSVAGKRAITLGGVVYCASKFAMTALGTAISNEVRNEGVRITNVYPGEVNTPILDNRPAPVSQEHKDSILQPEDIAEVVATICALPPRANVPEVVVKPTKQEWV is encoded by the coding sequence GTGAGTCAGTTGAAAGGAAAGGTCGTCGCAATCACGGGTGGCGGAACCGGGATCGGAGAGGGCGTTGCGAAAAAGTTGGCCAGCTTGGGCTGCCGTGTCGCGATCGGCGGTCGCCGCCTGGAAAAACTCGAAAGTGTCGCTGGTGCGATTGAGTCGGAAACACCCGTTTTTTGCCACACGATCGATGTTGCCGATCCCGAGAGCGTCAAGGCGTTCTTCTCGGCCGTTAAGTCTCACTTTGGCGACCCGGACATCTTGGTCAACAGTGCCGGGATCAATATTCAAAAGCGGACGATGGCCGAAATGGTTCCTGAGGACTGGGACCGAGTGATGCAAATCAATGCCAGCGGCGCTTACCGTTGCATTTACGAAGTGCTGCCAGCGATGCGTGAACGTGGCGATGGTTTGGTCGTTAACATTTCGTCGGTCGCCGGAAAGCGCGCGATCACGTTGGGCGGTGTGGTCTACTGCGCGAGTAAGTTCGCAATGACCGCGCTTGGTACCGCGATCAGCAACGAAGTGCGGAACGAAGGCGTTCGGATTACGAACGTTTACCCAGGCGAAGTCAACACGCCTATTTTGGACAATCGTCCTGCACCGGTCTCGCAAGAGCACAAGGATTCGATTCTGCAACCCGAAGACATCGCCGAAGTCGTCGCGACGATCTGTGCGTTGCCACCTCGTGCGAACGTTCCTGAAGTTGTCGTCAAGCCAACGAAGCAAGAATGGGTCTAA
- a CDS encoding prolyl oligopeptidase family serine peptidase yields MRISFRFLFVAVAMLASGLHCSEPAQTAEPKFKRLPPDGIEIDQSTHSALTQRLTRLQNKLDQAIANSKDAQLWQADVEVLLRSVRLALEQHLFFKASQTQDADKLLNEAERRIDAASAGTRGLELLGFDASKNDQPQPLVAGFVSRIDDSVQPFGIVVPAGYSDDQIDQPTRMDVWLHGRGDTKTEIPFLVERMTKVGQYAPEKTIVLHPFGRHCNAFKFAGETDVYESIEAAKRFATIDPDRISIRGFSMGGAGCWHMAVHDPSQWFAANPGAGFVDTIVYQGWQDKTPFPITPTMQKLLRWYDVLPWVGNLQGTNVIAYSGEIDKQKQAADRVVEKANELGFEFPYVIGAEMGHKIDPESATKIDNQLASWASSASKPSALPRPEIEFTTFTLRYSQADWVRVTGMREHWTEASVKASVDSDTGSIKAVTSGVTHLEFDFSKSGWSGPAGGVNLDIDGEKAVAVDTGNLRGFQCRLRKVGNEWTLDDDRDSLRKRPGMQGPIDDAFCERFVIVLPSRPARHGRVQRWIDRETEYLQQRWKRLMRGDVQVVTDRELTDDQIATCNLICFGDFTSNRYLFDVADQLPIKWTREKLVVGDQVYDPANYAPVLCCPNPLNPKRYLVINSGMTFREFSNASNSRQIAMLPDYAVIDVTEEDDSITTGSIVQQGFFDEQWKLAP; encoded by the coding sequence ATGAGAATTTCGTTCCGCTTTCTTTTCGTCGCCGTCGCGATGCTGGCCTCAGGTTTGCATTGCTCTGAGCCAGCCCAAACCGCGGAACCGAAATTCAAACGACTGCCGCCCGATGGAATTGAAATTGACCAGTCGACGCATTCCGCTTTGACGCAGCGTTTGACGCGACTGCAAAACAAGCTTGATCAAGCGATCGCGAATTCCAAAGATGCTCAATTGTGGCAAGCCGATGTCGAGGTCTTGCTGCGTTCGGTCCGTTTGGCACTCGAGCAACACTTGTTCTTCAAGGCATCGCAGACCCAAGATGCCGACAAGCTATTGAACGAAGCCGAGCGCCGGATCGACGCGGCGTCGGCGGGAACAAGAGGTCTAGAACTTCTTGGCTTTGACGCATCGAAAAACGATCAACCTCAACCTCTGGTTGCCGGATTCGTTTCCAGGATCGACGATTCGGTTCAGCCGTTTGGGATCGTCGTGCCGGCCGGCTATTCTGATGACCAGATCGATCAGCCAACACGCATGGACGTCTGGCTGCATGGTCGCGGCGACACAAAGACCGAGATCCCATTCCTTGTCGAGCGAATGACCAAGGTTGGGCAGTACGCACCAGAAAAAACGATCGTACTGCATCCGTTTGGTCGGCACTGCAATGCGTTCAAATTCGCTGGCGAAACAGACGTCTACGAATCAATCGAAGCCGCGAAGCGATTCGCCACCATTGATCCTGACCGCATTTCGATACGTGGGTTTTCCATGGGTGGCGCCGGATGTTGGCACATGGCAGTCCATGATCCTTCTCAATGGTTTGCCGCGAATCCGGGCGCAGGATTTGTCGACACGATTGTCTATCAAGGATGGCAGGACAAGACACCGTTTCCAATAACGCCGACGATGCAAAAACTTTTGCGTTGGTACGATGTCCTACCCTGGGTTGGCAACCTGCAAGGCACCAACGTCATCGCCTACAGCGGCGAAATCGACAAACAGAAACAAGCGGCCGATCGCGTTGTCGAGAAAGCCAATGAACTGGGATTCGAATTTCCCTATGTGATCGGTGCCGAGATGGGGCACAAAATCGATCCCGAGTCAGCAACAAAAATCGACAACCAACTCGCGTCTTGGGCTAGCAGTGCTTCAAAGCCATCGGCCTTGCCTCGTCCCGAAATCGAATTCACGACCTTTACACTTCGCTACAGCCAAGCGGACTGGGTTCGTGTGACCGGTATGCGAGAACACTGGACCGAGGCATCAGTCAAAGCCAGCGTGGATTCTGACACGGGCTCAATCAAAGCCGTGACCTCCGGTGTAACACACCTGGAATTCGACTTTTCAAAATCCGGTTGGTCCGGTCCCGCCGGCGGAGTCAATCTGGATATCGATGGTGAGAAAGCCGTTGCCGTCGACACAGGTAATCTACGCGGTTTTCAATGCCGGCTCCGCAAGGTCGGCAATGAATGGACATTGGATGATGACCGCGACAGCTTGCGCAAAAGACCTGGCATGCAAGGCCCGATCGACGACGCGTTCTGCGAAAGATTCGTGATCGTTTTGCCAAGTCGGCCCGCACGACACGGTCGGGTCCAACGCTGGATCGATCGCGAAACCGAGTATTTGCAACAGCGTTGGAAACGACTGATGCGAGGCGACGTTCAAGTGGTCACCGATCGCGAATTGACGGACGATCAGATCGCGACCTGCAATCTGATCTGTTTTGGTGACTTCACAAGCAATCGGTACCTGTTTGATGTCGCCGATCAACTGCCGATAAAGTGGACTCGAGAAAAGCTGGTCGTCGGTGATCAAGTTTATGACCCGGCCAACTATGCACCGGTACTGTGCTGTCCGAATCCACTAAACCCCAAACGGTATCTCGTCATCAACAGCGGCATGACGTTTCGAGAATTTTCCAACGCCAGCAACAGTCGCCAAATCGCAATGCTGCCGGACTATGCAGTGATCGATGTGACCGAAGAAGACGATTCGATCACCACCGGCTCCATCGTCCAGCAAGGATTCTTTGACGAGCAATGGAAGCTTGCACCGTGA